ATATATCCCCATACTGCCTTGAATTGATTTGAACCCCATGTATAATGCCCGGGCCATATATGTGATTTATATGGGTCATCATCAATATTGGATGTTATATTCCATTCTATCCCGTTTTTAAGCGAAGTCTTTATTGCGTTTACAACAGAAACTGTCGCTCCGGGAGCAAGGGCATAAGATACCATTGCCATCTGCAGTGCTTCAGAGGCGGCTGTTTCAAAATAATTCTGCGCAATTGGCTGATGCCACCCGTTATCAGCGGTTGCCGGATCATCATAAATTCCGTCAAAATAATCCCTGTATACTGTACTTCCGGTCAAAGCAAAAAGTTCAGCCGCAGACAGCGCCCTTAACCTTTGGTCTTCGTGATCAGACTTGTTCGCATTCGCATTCTGAAAATTTGTGTGGTTGTACTGAATATTTCCTGGATTTGCGTGAAGAAAAGACCATGCATTTTCCGCGGCTGCCTTTAGCACTGCAGAATAACCTTCATACGGCCCGCCCGAAACGCTGTAAGGCGCAAATAACTTTGCCGCCAAAGCAAAAGTATAACACCCTGTACCTGTCGCCGCAGTGGAAAAATTCGCATAAAAAAACGGCCTGTCTTCCAGGCTGGGATCCCCGTGCCCGTCATTAGTCCCGTTTATTCCGGTCACGACAAATACGCCGGAATAAAGCGCGCCGTCAGCTCTCTGCATTTTAAGCAGCCAGTCAATTTCATACTTAGCTTCATCCAATACATCAGGAACTCCATTTCCTGATTCGGGTATATTTGTATTATCCGAGAATTTATCAGGCCACCATTCATACATATGCAGCATTGTCCACATCACAGGCGCGGCAAATGTCACGTATTTTCTGTAATCTCCCGCATCATGCCATCCGCCTGTTACATCACGCGCGCTTGCCGCCCCCTGATCGCCGCCAAGGCCGCTGTCATAAAGATGCGCGGATGCCTGCTGCATATGGCACGCAGCGTGGCTCCACACCCCGCCATTAGCAGGTTTAATTTCGGTTCCGCACCTCTGATAAAAAAATGATTTAACAGAAGCTTCCAGCATTCTATTATATATAGTATCACCTATTTCAAAGTTATAAGACTGATAATTATTAACCGGGTCAAAAACATGATAAGTTCCAGGGACTGCAAACGAAGAAAAATCCGCATGCCATACCGCATCGCCGGAAAACACGGTATCCTCCGCGCCGCCGTTCCATTTTGTCAGTGGAATAGTCATCACAACAGTTTCATCAGAAGCCCGCCTTAGCTGCACTTCAGCCCCGGGGACATATGTAACCGCCGAATCCTGTCCGGTAATGGGATTTTTTATCATCGCAAATTTATCAGCGGCGGGCCTGTAACCTATCTGATCAACTGTTATCATATGTGATACAGGCGCTGAAAAAACAGGCAAAGAAATAAAAATCACTAATAACGCCGTTACATATTTACGCATATGCAGTCTCCTTTTATTATCCAAAATCCGACTGTTTATAATTTAAATCTCCGCTATTCAAAAACACCTGAAGACTTTTCCAAAAAACAGAATCACGTTGCACAATACAGAAACCTTTATAAAATCAGAGTATTATTTGTGTTATTACCTGTTTTTAAAACGTTTTAAATTTAAAACGTTTTAAAAATGTATTTTATAAGGTATTTATAGCATATCGCATAATACTTTGTCAACGCTATATAATATATAAGGTGTAAAAGCGGGCTTTTATATCAAATATTGGGTAAAAAATTCAAAATTTTAAGCCGATTTTCTTATTACGAAATCCGGTTTTATTAAAACACTCTTTCTTTTAATATTTTTTCCGTCAATTGCGTCTATAATCATTTTAAATGCCATAGCCCCTATTTCTTCAAGCGGCTGCCTTACAGTGGTCAGCGGCGGATTTAAATGCCTGGCCGCCAATATGTCATCATAGCCTATGACAGCAACATCTTCCGGTATCCTGTATTTTAATTCCTTTAACCTTTCCATAACCCCCATAGCAACTATATCACCGGCGGCACAAAAAACAGCATCAGGTTTAATTCCATTTTTCAAAAAACGGTCCACTGATTCTTTTCCCTCTTCATGCGTATACGCATGTATCGTATTAATACAGTTTTCTTTTAATTTTACCCCGTGTTTTTGAAGTACATTTAAAAAAGCGGTTTTTCGTTCGACGGCCGCAATATGTTTTTCACGGCTGGGCGGCTGAACCGTTTCCCCCACAATTAAACAGATATTTTTACTTCCTCTCTTTATCAGATGCTCCGCGGCGGCTTTTGCCCCGGCATTATTATCCAGGGTTATTGAATACGCGCCTTTCATCCTGTTTTCTATCAGCAGCACCGGAATCCCCACCCTGTTATATTCATCAAGTATTTTTCTTGGCGGTTTTATGGTCAGCATAACAACAGCATCAGCTTTTCTACCCTTTAAAATGCTTTTCAAAAGATTATCCCTGACATCGCCTTCATTTCTGGTTGAATAAGGTATAATTCCATGAACATACCTTTTGGAATAAAAAGCTTCCTGTTCAAAGGTATCCAAAATACTTGAAATAAAAGGAGCCGCGAAACGGGTGCTGATAAAAGCAATGGATTCCGCTCCGCCTTTAACCAGCCCGCGGGCTGTTAAATTTGGAAAATACGACATGGCTTCGGCGGTTTCTTTTACCAATCTTCTTGTATCAATGTTGATTTTCTCATCATTATTCAGCGCTCTGGAAACAGTTGAATAGCTGATATCAATTTTTTTCGCTATATCTTTTATTGTAACAGGTTTCATTTTTTCTCCGTTAATTTTTTGTACATTATATACAATAACAAAAATAAAAACAACGTTTACTCTTTAAAAGTTCTTGTAACAAAATAATGTTAACATATCCTTCTATTTTTGTTTTAAGAAACCGCTGTTAAGCACATCTTTAAAAGCGGTTAACGTGGAAT
This DNA window, taken from Candidatus Goldiibacteriota bacterium, encodes the following:
- a CDS encoding LacI family DNA-binding transcriptional regulator; the encoded protein is MKPVTIKDIAKKIDISYSTVSRALNNDEKINIDTRRLVKETAEAMSYFPNLTARGLVKGGAESIAFISTRFAAPFISSILDTFEQEAFYSKRYVHGIIPYSTRNEGDVRDNLLKSILKGRKADAVVMLTIKPPRKILDEYNRVGIPVLLIENRMKGAYSITLDNNAGAKAAAEHLIKRGSKNICLIVGETVQPPSREKHIAAVERKTAFLNVLQKHGVKLKENCINTIHAYTHEEGKESVDRFLKNGIKPDAVFCAAGDIVAMGVMERLKELKYRIPEDVAVIGYDDILAARHLNPPLTTVRQPLEEIGAMAFKMIIDAIDGKNIKRKSVLIKPDFVIRKSA